Proteins from one Faecalibacterium sp. I3-3-33 genomic window:
- a CDS encoding sigma-70 family RNA polymerase sigma factor, protein MLLTLLQFFATKFLFLALHLESGCFPRPLTAREEAAAFRALHAGDAAAREKLIRHNLRLVAHIVKKYYALPGDQEDLVSIGTIGLMKAVDTFDATRKARFSTYASRCIENEIRMQFRRERKSGQTVSLQEALETDGDSALTLADVIQDGFCMEDSCERQEDVRRLRQLLDTLPARERQILLLRYGLAGQPPLTQLETAGLLGISRSYVSRLETHALELLRQAWGKNG, encoded by the coding sequence GTGCTGCTGACCTTGCTGCAATTTTTCGCCACAAAATTTCTGTTTCTGGCGCTCCATCTGGAAAGCGGCTGCTTTCCGCGCCCGCTCACAGCCCGGGAGGAGGCTGCGGCCTTCCGTGCGCTGCACGCCGGGGATGCCGCCGCCCGGGAAAAACTGATCCGCCACAATCTGCGGCTGGTGGCGCATATCGTAAAAAAATATTACGCCCTGCCGGGCGATCAGGAGGATCTGGTTTCCATCGGCACCATCGGGCTGATGAAAGCGGTAGATACCTTTGATGCCACACGCAAGGCGCGGTTTTCCACCTATGCCAGCCGCTGCATTGAAAACGAGATCCGTATGCAGTTCCGGCGGGAGCGCAAGAGCGGGCAGACCGTCTCCTTGCAGGAAGCTTTGGAGACCGACGGGGACTCGGCGCTGACCTTAGCAGACGTGATACAGGACGGCTTTTGCATGGAGGACAGCTGTGAGCGGCAGGAGGATGTCCGGCGGCTGCGGCAGCTGCTGGATACCCTGCCCGCCCGGGAGCGACAGATCCTGCTGCTGCGGTACGGGCTGGCCGGGCAGCCGCCCCTGACCCAGCTGGAGACCGCCGGGCTGCTGGGCATCAGCCGCAGCTATGTTTCCCGGCTGGAGACCCACGCGCTGGAACTGCTGCGGCAGGCGTGGGGCAAAAATGGCTAG
- a CDS encoding helix-turn-helix domain-containing protein translates to MNLGEKIYKLRKEKGLSQEALAEFVGTTRQAISKWENNQGYPETEKLLLLSNVFEVSIDFLLKDEKTESSADEKGYYVSREMAVGYIANEKKTCKYFGAGFALFALAGIPYTVFQTTTAWKVLGMSICILAGIIALVVSMFISKDEYTILKKESLLFDYEFLKVLTDEYRSMKKKNMVVAIPCTVLFIIGLLTLAITVRGIIPWTHYHSLVFLGLSVGLFGFVYSAGTMEAYEILVHNEKYTNSFWFKVKRKAKLKIDKW, encoded by the coding sequence ATGAATTTAGGCGAAAAAATCTACAAACTCAGAAAAGAAAAAGGTCTGTCTCAAGAAGCTCTTGCAGAGTTTGTGGGAACAACCCGACAAGCAATCAGCAAGTGGGAGAATAATCAAGGATATCCAGAAACAGAAAAACTGCTGTTGCTTTCAAATGTCTTTGAGGTATCCATTGACTTTCTGCTGAAAGATGAAAAAACGGAAAGTAGCGCAGATGAAAAAGGCTATTATGTAAGCAGAGAAATGGCTGTTGGATATATCGCCAACGAGAAAAAGACTTGCAAATATTTTGGTGCTGGATTCGCCTTGTTTGCTTTAGCTGGAATACCCTACACCGTGTTTCAGACAACGACTGCATGGAAAGTGCTGGGTATGTCCATTTGCATACTTGCAGGAATTATTGCTCTTGTGGTTTCAATGTTCATTTCAAAAGATGAATACACAATTTTGAAAAAAGAGAGTTTGCTTTTTGATTATGAATTTCTAAAGGTACTAACTGACGAATATCGTTCCATGAAGAAAAAGAACATGGTTGTTGCTATCCCTTGCACAGTTCTGTTCATCATAGGTCTTTTGACACTCGCTATTACCGTTCGAGGAATAATTCCATGGACACACTATCATTCGCTTGTCTTTTTAGGATTGTCAGTCGGATTATTCGGCTTTGTATATTCTGCTGGAACTATGGAGGCGTATGAGATTTTAGTCCATAACGAGAAATATACAAATAGCTTCTGGTTTAAGGTTAAGCGAAAAGCAAAATTAAAAATCGACAAATGGTAA
- a CDS encoding ParB/RepB/Spo0J family partition protein — translation MPKSNANLALKGLDEMFSTEESRQEQKRKQVQQIPIEELFPFKEHPFKVLDDEAMQRTVESVAQYGVLAPLIARPRPEGGYEIISGHRRQHAAELAGLDTLPVIVREMTDDAAVILMVDSNLQREKILPSERAFAYKMKLDAIKNQGARSDLTSTQVAQKLSVEKVGDDAGVSKDTIRRFIRLTNLIPELLDMVDEKKIAFNPAVEMSYLDESQQRDFLQAMDETQNAPSLSQAQRMKKLAQEGKFTYEAAFAIMGEAKKDELDKVVIKNDTLKKYFPRSYTPRQMEDVIIKLLEQWQRRQQRQNER, via the coding sequence ATGCCGAAAAGCAACGCAAACTTGGCGCTGAAAGGTCTCGATGAGATGTTTTCCACCGAAGAATCCCGGCAGGAACAAAAACGGAAGCAAGTGCAGCAGATTCCCATCGAGGAGCTGTTCCCCTTCAAGGAGCATCCGTTCAAGGTGCTGGACGATGAGGCTATGCAGCGCACGGTGGAAAGCGTGGCACAGTACGGCGTACTGGCTCCGCTGATTGCAAGGCCCCGCCCGGAAGGCGGGTATGAGATCATCTCCGGCCACCGCCGTCAGCACGCAGCCGAGCTTGCCGGGCTGGACACGCTGCCTGTTATCGTCCGGGAAATGACGGACGATGCTGCCGTGATATTGATGGTGGATTCCAACCTTCAGCGCGAAAAGATCCTGCCCAGTGAGCGGGCTTTTGCCTACAAAATGAAGCTGGACGCAATAAAAAATCAAGGTGCTAGGTCAGATTTAACTTCTACGCAAGTTGCGCAGAAGTTGTCCGTCGAAAAAGTTGGCGATGATGCTGGGGTAAGTAAAGATACTATTCGCCGTTTCATCCGCTTGACCAACCTTATCCCGGAACTGCTGGATATGGTAGACGAAAAGAAAATTGCCTTTAATCCCGCTGTGGAGATGTCCTATCTGGACGAAAGCCAACAGCGGGATTTTTTGCAGGCCATGGACGAGACCCAAAACGCGCCGTCCCTGTCGCAGGCGCAGCGAATGAAAAAGCTGGCGCAGGAAGGAAAGTTCACCTATGAAGCCGCCTTTGCCATTATGGGGGAAGCCAAAAAGGATGAACTGGACAAGGTGGTCATCAAAAACGATACCCTGAAAAAGTATTTTCCCCGCAGCTACACGCCCCGGCAGATGGAAGATGTCATCATCAAGCTGCTGGAACAGTGGCAGCGCAGACAACAGCGTCAGAACGAACGCTGA
- a CDS encoding DUF3846 domain-containing protein, whose amino-acid sequence MEQEKNTLSVLQIAPGQHPKPIEIDNDLKALQQAVGGSIGASYPFEDPVAIVYNDDGKLMGLPLNRALRDESGEAYDVVAGTFLVVGLGEEDFASLSPELTQKYEELFHQPETFMRLGRQMLVLPVPDENVRTETAKAKPPAAHER is encoded by the coding sequence ATGGAACAGGAAAAGAATACCCTTTCGGTGCTGCAAATCGCACCGGGGCAGCACCCGAAGCCGATTGAGATTGACAATGACCTGAAAGCGCTGCAGCAGGCGGTTGGCGGCTCGATTGGTGCAAGCTATCCCTTTGAAGACCCGGTGGCCATCGTTTACAACGATGACGGCAAGCTCATGGGGCTGCCGCTGAACCGCGCACTGCGGGATGAAAGCGGTGAGGCCTATGATGTGGTTGCCGGAACGTTTCTGGTGGTGGGTCTGGGCGAGGAGGATTTTGCATCCCTCTCCCCGGAGCTGACGCAGAAATACGAGGAGCTCTTTCATCAGCCGGAAACTTTTATGCGCCTGGGCCGTCAAATGCTGGTGCTGCCCGTTCCGGACGAAAATGTGCGGACGGAAACGGCAAAAGCAAAGCCCCCGGCGGCGCACGAACGATGA
- a CDS encoding PcfB family protein: MQEEVEHKTVNFAISTTKLTARTFLKGAQFLLRQYDKNASQGKQSMKRLIRQNRGVTNVEIEKTGIKGFAKYAKRYHIDYAVQKDISCTPPRYMVYFKAQDTDALSAAFKEYSASVLNKTKRPSVLAKLQELVQAVAAIPDKVRNKDQELGL, from the coding sequence ATGCAGGAGGAAGTTGAACACAAGACAGTCAACTTTGCCATTTCAACCACAAAGTTGACGGCCCGGACTTTCCTGAAAGGTGCGCAGTTTCTGCTGCGGCAGTACGACAAGAATGCTTCGCAGGGAAAACAGAGCATGAAGCGCCTGATTCGGCAGAACCGGGGTGTGACCAATGTAGAAATCGAGAAAACCGGCATCAAAGGATTTGCGAAATATGCCAAGCGCTACCACATTGACTATGCGGTTCAAAAGGATATTTCCTGCACGCCGCCCCGCTATATGGTCTATTTCAAGGCGCAGGACACGGATGCGTTGAGCGCGGCATTCAAAGAATATTCGGCTTCGGTTTTGAACAAAACCAAGCGACCTTCTGTGCTGGCAAAACTGCAGGAACTGGTGCAGGCGGTGGCGGCGATTCCCGATAAAGTCCGCAACAAAGATCAGGAGCTTGGCCTATGA
- a CDS encoding recombinase family protein, with protein MAKSNQGKITALYERLSRDDELQGESNSILNQKKYLEDYARKNGFNNIQHFTDDGYSGTNFNRPGFQAMIAEIEAGHIATVIVKDMSRFGRNYLEVGFYTEIQFPSKSVRFIAINNNVDSANPTDNDFTPFLNIMNEWYAKDTSNKIRAVFKSRMQDGKRCSGSIPYGYKRVPGDKQTLHVDEEAASVVRRIFDMAASGASLAQIGQTLSDEKVLIPSAYEERHHPEAARNHSYHDPYRWNTTTLTYILDRQEYLGHTVLCKSIRENFKLKKRRAATPEERIVFKNTHEAIIDQETWDQAQRLRKRNPKKLPSGTYSHRLAGIVFCADCGSRMSFSSPESKHRDSDVVYDSDSSWQCSKYRNMYVSCTSHFIKTSTIEAAILNAIKAMTKEIIENEDEFAEQLQAAWENQNTQVSSESKKELHSVQKRIDELDALIRSLYENSILGKIPERQYQRLMAQYDEEQTVCEARIAELKKELDVVETTKVDLKRFIKLIRKYKDCETLTDEMLYELVEKVVIHSASGGRTIYRQQQIDIYFNFIGDTFPSQIEISRGDKKNLTEQQLAKRKKYQKTAGENRKKKRAALREAAKTDPQAAAEYEALLQKGRERCRKYAQNKKLAQQEPADTVPIQFEPSFETPEEMKGESA; from the coding sequence ATGGCAAAATCCAACCAAGGAAAAATCACGGCACTGTACGAAAGGCTTTCCAGAGATGATGAACTGCAAGGTGAATCCAACAGCATTCTGAATCAGAAAAAGTATCTGGAAGACTACGCTCGTAAAAACGGCTTTAACAACATCCAGCATTTTACGGACGATGGATACAGCGGAACGAACTTTAACCGTCCCGGTTTTCAGGCTATGATTGCCGAAATCGAAGCCGGGCACATTGCAACTGTCATTGTAAAGGACATGAGCCGCTTCGGACGCAATTATCTGGAAGTTGGATTTTACACAGAAATTCAGTTTCCTTCAAAGAGTGTTCGGTTCATCGCTATCAACAATAATGTTGACAGTGCCAATCCCACGGACAATGACTTTACCCCTTTCCTGAATATCATGAACGAGTGGTACGCTAAGGACACAAGCAATAAAATCCGTGCCGTTTTCAAATCGCGGATGCAGGATGGCAAACGGTGCAGCGGCAGTATTCCTTACGGTTATAAGCGGGTTCCCGGTGACAAGCAAACCCTTCACGTAGATGAGGAAGCAGCTTCCGTTGTCCGCAGGATCTTCGATATGGCAGCCAGCGGTGCCAGTCTTGCACAAATTGGCCAGACTCTTTCGGATGAAAAAGTGCTGATTCCGTCTGCATACGAAGAACGGCATCATCCCGAAGCTGCCCGAAACCATTCGTACCACGATCCCTATCGGTGGAATACAACAACGCTGACCTATATCCTCGACCGGCAGGAATACCTCGGTCATACAGTGCTATGTAAAAGTATCCGTGAGAACTTCAAACTGAAAAAGCGCCGTGCTGCAACCCCGGAAGAAAGGATCGTATTCAAAAACACTCATGAGGCTATCATCGACCAAGAAACATGGGATCAAGCACAGCGTCTGCGCAAGAGGAATCCGAAAAAACTTCCGAGCGGAACATACTCGCACCGGTTAGCCGGAATTGTATTCTGCGCTGACTGTGGCTCCCGAATGAGCTTTTCCAGCCCTGAATCCAAACATCGGGATTCTGATGTGGTGTATGATTCGGATTCTTCATGGCAGTGCAGCAAATACCGTAATATGTACGTTTCCTGCACATCCCATTTTATCAAGACCTCAACCATTGAAGCCGCTATTCTCAATGCAATCAAAGCGATGACAAAAGAAATTATTGAAAATGAGGATGAATTTGCCGAGCAGCTTCAGGCTGCATGGGAAAACCAAAACACACAGGTATCTTCCGAGAGTAAAAAAGAACTGCATTCAGTTCAAAAAAGAATAGACGAGTTGGACGCTTTGATTCGGAGCCTATATGAAAACAGCATCTTAGGAAAAATCCCAGAACGACAGTATCAGCGGTTGATGGCGCAATATGATGAGGAACAAACTGTCTGCGAAGCTCGCATTGCCGAGTTGAAGAAAGAACTGGACGTCGTTGAAACAACGAAAGTTGATCTGAAACGCTTTATCAAACTGATTCGGAAATACAAGGACTGTGAAACGCTGACAGATGAAATGCTGTACGAACTGGTAGAAAAAGTGGTGATTCATTCCGCATCTGGCGGACGGACGATCTACCGTCAGCAGCAAATCGACATCTACTTCAATTTTATCGGTGATACGTTCCCTAGTCAAATTGAGATTAGTCGCGGCGACAAGAAAAATCTTACAGAACAGCAACTTGCCAAGCGTAAGAAATATCAGAAAACTGCCGGGGAAAACCGCAAAAAGAAACGTGCTGCTCTGCGTGAAGCTGCTAAAACTGATCCACAGGCGGCAGCAGAGTATGAAGCCCTCTTGCAGAAAGGCCGTGAACGATGCCGCAAGTATGCCCAAAATAAAAAGCTGGCTCAACAGGAGCCTGCTGATACAGTCCCCATTCAATTTGAACCGTCTTTTGAAACGCCTGAAGAAATGAAAGGAGAATCCGCATGA
- a CDS encoding TnpV protein, with amino-acid sequence MNELEKSIHDNANGLDYTLVNDHYLPNLTAAAPAEQHPTGRWGRLHKMYLKEQHPIQYNQLLLSGELGGYLAKLDKQAEEQLALTVRQMQEAEGVTEALKAADQLEWVRRMNSIRNRAEEIIKTELIFV; translated from the coding sequence ATGAACGAACTTGAAAAATCCATCCATGACAATGCCAACGGTCTGGACTACACCCTTGTCAATGACCACTATCTGCCGAATCTGACCGCAGCAGCCCCGGCAGAGCAGCACCCCACCGGGCGGTGGGGCCGCTTACATAAAATGTATCTGAAGGAGCAGCATCCCATCCAGTATAATCAACTGCTCCTGTCCGGTGAGTTGGGCGGCTATCTTGCCAAGCTGGACAAGCAGGCCGAGGAACAGCTTGCATTGACCGTCCGGCAGATGCAGGAAGCCGAGGGCGTGACCGAAGCCTTGAAAGCTGCCGATCAACTGGAATGGGTGCGCCGGATGAACAGCATCCGCAACCGTGCCGAAGAGATCATCAAGACTGAGCTGATTTTTGTCTGA
- a CDS encoding recombinase family protein translates to MGNLYGYIRVSTRDQNEDRQLIALRELKIPEKNIFMDKQSGKDFNRPQYKRLVRKLKKDDLLYIKSIDRLGRNYAEILEQWRLLTQTKGIDIVVLDMPLLDTRRGKDLMGTFLSDIVLQVLSFVAENERTNIRQRQAEGIAAAKARGVKFGRPPRPLPDNFYEVHKAWRDKKLTLKEAAEICDLPVGTFYGKSIQFEKST, encoded by the coding sequence TTGGGAAATTTATATGGCTATATCCGGGTCAGCACCCGTGACCAGAACGAGGACCGGCAGTTGATTGCACTGCGTGAACTGAAGATCCCGGAGAAAAACATTTTTATGGACAAGCAGTCCGGCAAGGACTTCAACCGTCCGCAATACAAGCGGCTGGTGCGGAAATTGAAAAAAGACGATCTACTCTACATCAAGAGCATCGACCGTCTTGGACGCAACTATGCGGAAATTTTAGAGCAGTGGCGGCTGCTCACCCAGACAAAGGGCATCGACATTGTGGTGTTGGATATGCCGCTGCTGGACACCCGGCGCGGCAAAGACCTGATGGGCACTTTCCTGAGTGACATCGTGCTGCAGGTGCTCTCCTTTGTGGCGGAGAACGAGCGCACTAACATCCGGCAGCGGCAGGCAGAGGGCATTGCAGCGGCAAAGGCTCGCGGTGTGAAGTTTGGCCGACCGCCCCGGCCGCTTCCAGACAACTTCTATGAGGTGCATAAAGCATGGAGAGATAAGAAATTGACCCTTAAAGAAGCTGCGGAAATCTGCGATTTACCCGTAGGTACGTTCTATGGGAAATCTATCCAATTTGAAAAGTCCACCTAA
- the erm(B) gene encoding 23S rRNA (adenine(2058)-N(6))-methyltransferase Erm(B) produces the protein MNKNIKYSQNFLTSEKVLNQIIKQLNLKETDTVYEIGTGKGHLTTKLAKISKQVTSIELDSHLFNLSSEKLKLNTRVTLIHQDILQFQFPNKQRYKIVGSIPYHLSTQIIKKVVFESHASDIYLIVEEGFYKRTLDIHRTLGLLLHTQVSIQQLLKLPAECFHPKPKVNSVLIKLTRHTTDVPDKYWKLYTYFVSKWVNREYRQLFTKNQFHQAMKHAKVNNLSTVTYEQVLSIFNSYLLFNGRK, from the coding sequence ATGAACAAAAATATAAAATATTCTCAAAACTTTTTAACGAGTGAAAAAGTACTCAACCAAATAATAAAACAATTGAATTTAAAAGAAACCGATACCGTTTACGAAATTGGAACAGGTAAAGGGCATTTAACGACGAAACTGGCTAAAATAAGTAAACAGGTAACGTCTATTGAATTAGACAGTCATCTATTCAACTTATCGTCAGAAAAATTAAAACTGAATACTCGTGTCACTTTAATTCACCAAGATATTCTACAGTTTCAATTCCCTAACAAACAGAGGTATAAAATTGTTGGGAGTATTCCTTACCATTTAAGCACACAAATTATTAAAAAAGTGGTTTTTGAAAGCCATGCGTCTGACATCTATCTGATTGTTGAAGAAGGATTCTACAAGCGTACCTTGGATATTCACCGAACACTAGGGTTGCTCTTGCACACTCAAGTCTCGATTCAGCAATTGCTTAAGCTGCCAGCGGAATGCTTTCATCCTAAACCAAAAGTAAACAGTGTCTTAATAAAACTTACCCGCCATACCACAGATGTTCCAGATAAATATTGGAAGCTATATACGTACTTTGTTTCAAAATGGGTCAATCGAGAATATCGTCAACTGTTTACTAAAAATCAGTTTCATCAAGCAATGAAACACGCCAAAGTAAACAATTTAAGTACCGTTACTTATGAGCAAGTATTGTCTATTTTTAATAGTTATCTATTATTTAACGGGAGGAAATAA
- a CDS encoding topoisomerase C-terminal repeat-containing protein has translation MPTKRSGPLVGKCPKCGNNIVLKKSFYGCSNYPECTFTLAEHFRKKKLTKTNVKELLEGKETLVKGIKTKDRKSYNAVVKIGEKGYIDFIYV, from the coding sequence ATTCCCACTAAGCGCTCGGGACCCCTTGTAGGAAAATGTCCTAAGTGTGGCAACAATATTGTATTAAAAAAATCGTTTTATGGTTGTTCAAATTATCCTGAATGTACCTTCACTTTAGCTGAACATTTTAGAAAGAAAAAACTCACCAAAACAAATGTAAAAGAATTACTAGAGGGAAAAGAAACCCTGGTAAAAGGAATCAAAACGAAAGATAGAAAGTCCTACAATGCCGTTGTAAAAATCGGAGAAAAGGGATATATTGATTTTATCTATGTATGA
- a CDS encoding peptide-binding protein has protein sequence MGNLGAQKAKRNDTPISAKKDIMGDKTVRVRADLHHIIKIETAKNGGNVKEVMDKALEEYIRKYLPDKL, from the coding sequence GTGGGAAATTTAGGCGCACAAAAAGCAAAACGAAATGATACACCAATCAGTGCAAAAAAAGATATTATGGGGGATAAGACGGTTCGTGTTCGTGCTGACTTGCACCATATTATAAAAATCGAAACAGCAAAGAATGGCGGAAACGTAAAAGAAGTTATGGATAAAGCCTTAGAAGAATATATTCGGAAATATTTACCTGACAAACTTTAA
- a CDS encoding antitoxin, with the protein MAVTYEKTFEIEIINELSASVYNRVLNYVLNHELNKNDSQLLEVNLLNQLKLAKRVNLFDYSLEELQAVHEYWRSMNRYSKQVLNKEKVA; encoded by the coding sequence ATGGCAGTTACTTATGAAAAAACATTTGAAATAGAGATCATTAACGAATTATCGGCAAGCGTTTATAATCGAGTATTAAACTATGTTTTGAATCATGAATTAAATAAAAATGACTCTCAATTATTGGAAGTCAATTTATTAAACCAATTAAAGCTTGCAAAACGTGTAAATCTTTTTGATTATTCTTTAGAAGAATTACAAGCCGTTCATGAGTATTGGCGGTCAATGAATCGCTATTCAAAACAAGTTTTGAATAAAGAGAAAGTGGCTTAA
- a CDS encoding methyltransferase domain-containing protein encodes MANIVNFTDKQFENRLNDNLEELVQGKKAVESPTAFLLGGQPGSGKTSLRSAILEETQGNVIVIDKEGLKAAGEWHQLKPLFPSLEGKSVLDLGCGYGWHCKFAEEQGATKILGIDLSKKMIEEAQKRNSGNQIEYRISGLEEYDYPENEWDCVISNLALHYIEDIVEIFQKVYRTLKPGGIFLFNIEHPVFTAGVGQDWIYTDDGKPQYWAIDNYFITGERNTHFLGCDVVKQHHTLTQIIMGLLNNGFELKVVEEAEPPKEMMDIPGMEDELRRPMMLLVKAIAKK; translated from the coding sequence ATGGCAAATATAGTCAATTTTACTGACAAACAATTTGAAAATCGCTTAAATGATAATTTAGAAGAATTGGTTCAAGGAAAAAAAGCGGTTGAATCGCCAACCGCTTTTTTACTTGGTGGGCAACCAGGGTCAGGGAAAACGAGTTTGCGATCAGCAATTCTTGAAGAAACACAAGGGAATGTTATTGTCATTGATAAAGAGGGGTTAAAAGCTGCTGGTGAATGGCATCAATTAAAACCTTTGTTTCCTTCGTTAGAAGGAAAATCTGTTCTTGACTTGGGGTGCGGATATGGCTGGCACTGCAAGTTCGCAGAAGAACAAGGAGCTACAAAAATATTAGGGATTGATTTAAGTAAGAAAATGATTGAGGAAGCCCAAAAGCGCAATTCAGGAAATCAAATTGAATATCGTATTAGCGGATTAGAGGAATATGACTATCCAGAAAATGAATGGGATTGTGTTATATCTAATTTAGCTCTGCACTATATAGAGGACATAGTGGAAATATTTCAAAAAGTGTATAGGACATTAAAACCAGGTGGAATTTTTCTTTTTAATATCGAACACCCTGTTTTTACCGCAGGAGTTGGGCAGGATTGGATTTATACAGATGATGGGAAACCGCAATATTGGGCGATTGATAATTACTTTATAACAGGAGAACGAAATACACATTTTTTAGGATGTGATGTAGTAAAACAACATCACACACTTACACAGATTATAATGGGATTGCTGAACAATGGGTTTGAGCTTAAAGTTGTAGAGGAAGCAGAACCGCCTAAAGAGATGATGGATATTCCGGGTATGGAAGATGAACTTCGCCGCCCGATGATGTTACTTGTAAAGGCGATAGCGAAAAAATAA
- a CDS encoding aspartate/glutamate racemase family protein, whose translation MVIPSDKEKMIALANKYIEKENVDALILACTELPLAIKPEDVNVPIVNTTQVHINAIYQYAIR comes from the coding sequence ATAGTAATTCCTAGTGATAAAGAGAAAATGATTGCACTGGCAAATAAATACATTGAAAAAGAAAATGTAGATGCACTCATTCTCGCCTGTACGGAGCTGCCACTTGCCATAAAGCCCGAAGATGTTAATGTGCCAATCGTGAATACAACCCAAGTACATATCAATGCAATTTACCAATATGCAATTCGATAA
- a CDS encoding aminoglycoside 6-adenylyltransferase AadE, with product MRSEKEVYDIVLNFAKTDKRIRMVTLEGSRTNTNIPPDDFQDFDITFFVTDMDSFTSDDKWLDIFGERLILQKPEDMELFPAVEKGFSYLMLFTDDVKIDLTLLPLELIDEYFTWDKLVKLLLDKDNRIVKPPIPTDIDYHLQKPTQRMFDDCCNEFWNTTTYVVKGLCRKEILFAIDHMNDIVRKELLRMISWLIGIKQGFHFSLGKNYKFMKQYVPEELWERLMSTYNMDSYPHMWESFEQCMALFREVSSEVACQLDYQYPLYDEKISNYVIRQKKKYGIEDDNK from the coding sequence ATGAGATCAGAAAAGGAAGTTTATGATATTGTTTTGAATTTTGCAAAAACAGACAAACGCATTCGCATGGTTACTTTGGAAGGATCTAGAACAAATACAAATATTCCGCCTGATGATTTTCAGGATTTTGATATTACTTTTTTTGTTACGGATATGGACAGCTTCACAAGTGATGATAAATGGCTAGATATATTTGGTGAAAGGTTGATTCTGCAAAAGCCGGAAGATATGGAATTATTTCCAGCTGTAGAAAAGGGATTTTCATATTTAATGCTGTTTACTGATGATGTTAAGATAGATTTAACTTTGCTGCCGCTGGAACTGATAGACGAGTATTTTACATGGGATAAACTGGTAAAGTTACTGTTGGATAAAGACAACCGTATCGTAAAGCCGCCAATACCAACGGATATAGACTACCACTTGCAGAAGCCTACTCAAAGAATGTTTGACGATTGCTGTAATGAATTTTGGAATACTACAACATATGTAGTAAAGGGCTTATGCCGCAAAGAAATTCTTTTTGCTATTGACCATATGAATGATATAGTACGAAAAGAATTGCTTCGCATGATTTCCTGGCTGATTGGTATCAAACAGGGATTTCATTTCAGTTTGGGAAAAAACTATAAATTTATGAAGCAATATGTCCCAGAGGAATTGTGGGAACGACTTATGTCCACTTATAATATGGATTCCTATCCCCATATGTGGGAATCCTTTGAACAATGTATGGCATTGTTCCGGGAGGTTTCGTCAGAAGTGGCATGCCAGTTGGATTACCAGTATCCACTATATGATGAAAAAATCAGTAATTATGTGATTCGGCAAAAGAAAAAATATGGCATTGAAGATGATAACAAATAA